Proteins co-encoded in one Desulfitobacterium hafniense DCB-2 genomic window:
- a CDS encoding ferredoxin produces the protein MYATVESDCIGCGSCEAVCPEIFRMNDDGLAEAYVNPVPAELEESAKEAADMCPVNVIILE, from the coding sequence ATGTATGCAACTGTAGAATCTGACTGCATTGGTTGTGGCTCCTGCGAAGCTGTATGCCCGGAGATCTTTCGGATGAATGATGACGGACTGGCTGAGGCTTATGTTAATCCTGTTCCAGCGGAACTGGAAGAGAGTGCCAAGGAAGCTGCCGATATGTGTCCTGTTAATGTCATCATTTTGGAATAA